The DNA segment tatgacttcattttcttcaaatattttacagtttcaaatcatttggaacgACAGATTAGCGAATGCAtgtcacttttatttttaataatgttttccttatttgttcccagtttaaatacaatgatgctttttttattatgaaactctatgatcacacagttttaaaccttttattttataaggcagactgtgtgggatgtttATAGTTACTatcaatgactgcatcgtatctttgaaaagtttttgcaatacgtgctctgaattgtttccctccgtctgcagatagagttgggatctctaatcatagaagtacttggagTTTAAcaatacgtttattattatttgttttattgatacgtttcctcaagttaatgcatactttgataagatttaccttttgcgttttatctttattaaagaatgttgggataagagtgaggtttgtgcacataaactggtttaaacccccagtaaatttacattttactgaccgttccaaagcggtacttaacaattcttgataaacatacctattttatatatatatatttattatgtatgcactgtgcagtttgtggagttttgtgctgttcttttatgtttcttgtttgtgattttatgttctatgtctttggcatttgcCCAGTGTTacaaaccgggtttatgtttaaactttttgctactgagcttgtttctgtagccttttgcataaatactaacgacaataaacaaacacatgttcaaatattgttgtgggTTTTCTCTAGCGCGATGCGCGATCGTCTCTGCCACACTCGTTTGTTGACTCCGTGATAATTCTTCAGGATGGCAGTCTATTATGTATGACTATGTTCACTAATTCaccaaaatatgaaattgtaaCTTAGATTCAATTTGGAAATTGAGcatgttttgttctttttcattgtttttcaattcTTATTATGTTTACCAAATGATTACTCCTCGATTGATTATACATACTATTTTGTATCCAAATAAGTAAAGCTTGAAACCCTCAATTGGCCTATACGTACCGTTGATTATTTCTGATACGTTGATTTCGCTATAACAATTCGACTGGTCGGCATCCTTTTTAACCGGTATTTCATAATGAGGATGTGTTGAAGATTTGGCTGCATTGCTATTATTTGTGGCAAAAAAGTTAAGAATTTTATAGCATATGTTCTTTTACTTATATAAGATAATGTTAGGAACGAGTAACTTTAAGAAAGTTAacgttttttatatttaagttgacTATGAAGTTACAGTTTTCTATTAGGCAGTGTTTCATTATCATTTGGCCAATGAAAATATTCCATTTCAtttagaaaacatattttatatttattactttgAAGTTTTGCGTTTGAGTTAATGTGTATAATTAGACTCATGATATGCTAGTATGCAATAAGTTAAATACGTTGGCCTACCTTCTATGTCGgcaaataaaaagtattaataCAATTGCAGCAATAACAACAGCAATTCCTCCAATGGATGCGCCGATCGTGGCAACAGAAGATTTAGCAGATTGTGCGTTGTCTAAAATTGGAAAAAGTAAGTTTTTGATTAATTGACTAGATTACAGCAATGATAGCTTGTTCTATTATGCTGTATCAGTGTCAGTATAATATCACATTTTATGGAAGGATGTGCGATACttttattactatttaaaacaatatcaacaacTACATTCAATTTTCACTTGTGcatgaaattcaaaaatacGTTTGATGTAACATtagatttgtaaaaaaaagatcGAAATTTAAAATATAGTGCACATTTTACCCTTAAACAATGACTTACATTTGCAAAAAGGTTCGGCACTCCAGGTATGATCAGCTTTGCATGACGCACTTCTAACACTCACTTCGTAGTCCCCAACACAATCATACGAAACACGTGTGCCGATTTCGCAAGTGTCTTCCCGTAAACAGTTTTTGGCGTTAACTAATAAATTATCCTTATGCTGCACTTTACAAACGGAGGCTGGAAATAGTTCATGTCATTACTTGTTTGCTTGATCAAAATTGAACCAGTCAGAAAATAAGGTGTTACTTAATCTTTTAAAATCTGAAGTATGTAGAAGTCTACCGAGTATCATTGTATCCGAAAGAAATCTGATATGAATTGATTACCaatattagttaccaagttctGGTGGCTGAAATTCCCAGGAAAGGCTTCTATTCGCAAGGCAAATGAATGACAAGCTGCCATTCAAGAGATAATATTTACTACTGTTGTACAAAGCAGTTCCTCGTTCCGAAAAggaaaacaatgaaacacttttttgaaatcGAAAGCTTAGAATGCTAGTGTCGTTGCATATTATTTTACCACATACTGGCTTGACTCCATCCCAAGTTCCATTTTCCAAACAAGATTGCTCTTTAGATCCATTCACTAGTTGAAAACCAGAAACACATGAAGCTCTTACTTTCACCCCAAATTTGTAAATGCTATTGCCTTGGTCAGCATAATAGATCATATCATGTCCGCTGTAAAGCAAAGTTCCATTTGCAAGTTTTCCAAACGATGAACAAGTTACAATCGTGCATAGGGAATTCCCCCCACTGAATTGTCCATTTTCTTGACATGTCCGATTTGAACTTATAACGAATACCCAGTATAACAGGAGCGGACTATAACATAACCAATTGGAACAAAACCTCTAGAGACAGTATTATTAGGGTCATGGTACCATCCGTGTATTGGTGCTTCAGGAACGCGACAAGCAGCAACTTGATATGCAAAAGAAAAGAAAGCTGTTGTTGGatgtgatattttgtaaaacattttcagagTTCGGCAAACAAAGGTTCATTTTTTAAGACCAAGCACGTGTACACCACATAAGGATGAATGTGTAGGGACTAAACTAAAGTAAAATAATCTTTGTCCGTTTGTTTATATAATGCAAAACGCTAAAGAAAGATGTCTTTGGAATGTTTAAATGTTGGATGAATTTGTAGCAATATGTATTAttcattacacaaaacattCCTGCAAACTGTTTAATGGTTTTAAATGACTGCcaatatgtttttcatgttaagaTTGTGTTGATGTTTAATGTTGACTACGTTGGGACTAATCTTATCAATGTAAGGACAAAGAAAGGCGCTAATTAGTCATCTGTTCTAAAATTAAGTAACACGTCaatgataacatattttacttactttttcaaacaattcaagTTATCCCTTTAAGAATAGCTTTGTTCTTGGTatct comes from the Mya arenaria isolate MELC-2E11 chromosome 13, ASM2691426v1 genome and includes:
- the LOC128215004 gene encoding sushi, von Willebrand factor type A, EGF and pentraxin domain-containing protein 1-like, encoding MIYYADQGNSIYKFGVKVRASCVSGFQLVNGSKEQSCLENGTWDGVKPVCGKIICNDTSILSFRFQKSVSLFSFSERGTALYNSSKYYLLNGSLSFICLANRSLSWEFQPPELASVCKVQHKDNLLVNAKNCLREDTCEIGTRVSYDCVGDYEVSVRSASCKADHTWSAEPFCKYNAQSAKSSVATIGASIGGIAVVIAAIVLILFICRHRSNAAKSSTHPHYEIPVKKDADQSNCYSEINVSEIINVMPSSAGVDSILQFAYSFLSTYGVFTCCDKIIKCDDAALSRSNSYLTPVVTDGNYYETVSPYECVD